In Coregonus clupeaformis isolate EN_2021a chromosome 15, ASM2061545v1, whole genome shotgun sequence, one genomic interval encodes:
- the LOC121582904 gene encoding eukaryotic translation initiation factor 3 subunit J-A-like → MADADDWDADNFEPDVAPIKTAVVLDKWEGEDEDEDVKDNWDDEEEEKKAEAKKAEAKVSEKKKLAEKIKEKENRLRKKQQELKKKLEEEEELTPEQQLAEKLKVQKMQEEADLELAKEAFGISGGSTTNNVSGIEAMCPSSKEDFTEFEKLLKVKILQYEKSVHYSSFLESLFRELCISLEIDDLKKISSSLTVLLNEKQKQEKAIKGKKKKKGAVLGGGMKAKGKDDLADYGGFDGGYTQDYDDFM, encoded by the exons atGGCGGATGCCGACGATTGGG ACGCTGACAACTTCGAGCCGGACGTCGCGCCGATCAAAACGGCGGTAGTGCTGGACAAATGGGAAGGCGAAGACGAAGATGAAGATGTGAAG GATAACTGGGAtgatgaagaggaagagaagaaagcaGAGGCAAAGAAAGCAG AGGCCAAAGTGTCTGAGAAGAAAAAACTGGCCGAAAAAATCAAGGAGAAAGAAAACCGGCTAAGGAAAAAGCAACAAGAGCTGAAAAAGAAA ttggaggaagaggaagagcttACACCCGAACAACAGCTAGCAGAAAAGTTGAAAGTCCAGAAAATGCAGGAGGAAGCAGACTTGGAGCTGGCAAAAGAGGCTTTTG GCATTTCAGGGGGTAGTACCACAAACAATGTTTCTGGAATTGAAGCCATGTGCCCATCTTCTAAAGAAGACTTCACAGAGTTTGAAAAGCTGCTGAAAGTGAAGATATTACAGTATGAAAAATCAGTGCATTATTCAAGCTTCTTGGAGTCGTTGTTTCGGGAGCTCTGTATTTCAT TGGAAATAGACGACTTAAAGAAAATCAGCTCTTCCCTGACAGTGCTACTTAATGAAAAACAGAAGCAAGAAAAA GCAATCAAAggcaaaaagaagaagaaaggagCTGTACTTGGTGGTGGTATGAAAGCCAAGGGAAAAGATGACCTTGCAGACTATGGAGGATTCGATGGTGGCTACACCCAAGACTATGATGACTTCATGTGA
- the LOC123492685 gene encoding uncharacterized protein LOC123492685 — translation MRDTINSIIRSLSAEQRRAFGRWYSRALSSLNMTAGGPSFIRDTGNLIVYLPFHSFQHLSPAQLLNGMDVLLMNTLSPLQQQFVAESLIGTFRNLTAEQFRRLGNLMCLSDPKDLQVYRNTEAFSVIQDNIRTCVVQGLRSPSDLISSLFLNGSELQSPGSLPAGRVSQLAPFLPWLGVDFLQKLSQSQLSPALTALASVPFTPAQVEDHHQPSQASSKQRALMEHLLWLCRQLQKLGSLVSGVKVETLRALPSDTLLSSLPDNCPAHTRPQPPTGQHHHHQTLGMALDGLTNTDTHPHKQRTCHSY, via the exons AT GAGAGATaccatcaacagcatcatcaGGAGCCTGTCAGCAGAGCAGCGCAGGGCCTTTGGGAGGTGGTACAGCCGAGCCCTCAGCTCCCTCAACATGACAGCCGGCGGCCCCTCCTTCATCAGGGACACTGGTAACCTGATCGTCTACCTGCCCTTTCACAGCTTCCAGCACCTATCACCTGCTCAG CTGTTGAATGGAATGGATGTGTTGCTGATGAACACCCTAAGCCCCCTACAGCAGCAGTTTGTGGCTGAGAGCCTCATAGGGACCTTTAGAAATCTAACAGCAGAACAATTCAGGAG GCTTGGCAACCTGATGTGTCTGTCAGACCCAAAGGACCTGCAGGTGTACAGAAACACAGAGGCCTTCTCTGTGATTCAGGACAACATTAGGACATGTGTTGTCCAGGGCCTCCGGAGTCCCAGTGACTTG ATCTCCAGCTTGTTCCTGAATGGGAGTGAGCTTCAGTCTCCTGGCTCTCTCCCCGCCGGCCGAGTGTCTCAGCTGGCTCCCTTCTTGCCCTGGCTGGGTGTGGACTTCCTGCAGAAGCTCAGCCAATCCCAGCTCAGCCCTGCGCTGACAGCCCTGGCCTCTGTGCCCTTCACTCCTGCACAGGTAGAGGATCATCATCAGCCATCACAAGCATCCTCTAAACAGAGAGCTCTAATGGAGCACCTTCT CTGGCTCTGCCGGCAGCTGCAGAAGCTGGGCTCTCTGGTGAGTGGGGTGAAGGTGGAGACTCTGCGAGCTTTGCCCTCTGACACACTGCTGTCCTCCCTGCCTGACAATTGCCCTGCACACACCCGGCCTCAACCACCCACAGgccaacaccatcaccaccaaacTCTGGGTATGGCCTTAGACGGACTCACTAACACTGACACCCATCCTCACAAACAGCGAACATGTCACTCATACTAA